From a region of the Lycium ferocissimum isolate CSIRO_LF1 unplaced genomic scaffold, AGI_CSIRO_Lferr_CH_V1 ctg2601, whole genome shotgun sequence genome:
- the LOC132043625 gene encoding uncharacterized protein LOC132043625 → MVIVHVGKGNDRPSQLRELLANQESANCLEEEEEEVNELSNSSVSSDISYDPPNHRYHRCRKSDDGFEDIDLRDDANNNNNNGNEMIQEESSYESLFSLSIDSTRRRNNNPTPEMDENKEVNSPFKQSIKFSAKHQVSQLSGLNPIQCKAGPITTPASPLKKKNHEKENIDMNLLDFSITYNKRVQKEPSLKLEENEIAVDTSLSSWTMKFDDRSILGELKDEKKPIIIGTVGSYLRRTGQTTTVYSNYGISSC, encoded by the exons atggtgatagttcatgTAGGAAAAGGGAATGATAGGCCTAGTCAGCTTCGAG AATTATTAGCAAACCAAGAATCTGCAAATTGcctggaagaagaagaagaagaagtgaacGAGCTTTCAAATTCAAGCGTGTCAAGCGATATATCTTATGATCCTCCAAACCATAGATATCATCGCTGCAGAAAGAGCGATGACGGATTCGAAGATATTGATCTCCGAGATGatgccaacaacaacaacaataatggaaatgaaatgattCAAGAAGAGTCGTCTTACGAGTCTTTATTTTCGCTCTCCATAGATTCTACTAGGAGAAGAAACAATAATCCAACAccagaaatggatgaaaataaggAGGTCAATAGTCCATTTAAGCAATCTATCAAATTTAGTGCTAAACATCAGGTCAGCCAATTATCAGGGTTGAATCCAATTCAATGCAAAGCAGGCCCCATTACAACGCCGGCCTCACCATTGAAAAAGAAGAATCACGAGAAGGAGAATATCGATATGAATCTTCTCGACTTCAGTATTACGTATAATAAACGTGTACAAAAAGAGCCTAGTTTGAAGCTCGAGGAGAATGAAATCGCGGTTGATACTAGCCTTTCAAGTTG GACCATGAAGTTCGATGATAGATCAATTTTAGGAGAGCTCAAAGATGAAAAAAAGCCCATTATAATCGGGACTGTTGGGAGCTATTTGAGACGTACAGGGCAGACTACTACAGTGTATTCAAACTATGGCATTTCATCTTGCTGA